Proteins from a single region of Penaeus monodon isolate SGIC_2016 chromosome 29, NSTDA_Pmon_1, whole genome shotgun sequence:
- the LOC119591902 gene encoding pescadillo-like (The sequence of the model RefSeq protein was modified relative to this genomic sequence to represent the inferred CDS: added 30 bases not found in genome assembly), with product MGGQVKVKKGMKGEAYKYVTRTYAMKKLQLNPADFRRLCILKGVYPQEPKNRVKAQRGKHGIKLLYLRKDIRFLLHEPIIWKFRDRKIKRRRLLHAERKDDRDKRRSVRQFEIDPNLDHIILERYPTFVDAVRDLDDPLTTCFLFAKLCKSLRRKQSLVHMSNMLTVEFMHYVIAARCLKKVFISVKGYYYQADIMGQTVTWIVPHPLALLKPRGVNLKIMRTFLEFYIVLLGFVNYRLYQSLNLQYPPRIIMESGEGKSSTEIGDLISTLNRPLVKTKEMQEDEVQIDEHLMQEDDTDETILEVKRERDMDARQSKLFEGLKFFLGRETNLESLTFVIKACGGMVSWDKTFNCGSTYQEDDQIVTHQIVDRPKVNKKHLSRYYIQPQWVYDSINARTLLPVQDYFPGASLPAHVSPFDTGEDRYIPPEKQRLNALRSGKPIQDASNFVRSAEEEELDRFDDVESGDEDPIEQYKDYDESDYYKELDDDYEEDEDDEKGNDDMDGEKKEDEDEEFEIPERVNERRVRNMAVQRGNLFKKETTKEQDQLAELNLRKLRFKTKEKRFYEKLKRKEKQAEAARERLAYSRILMEKEIAQKEATTREGKEKNFINELVGEEIKQKKEKLAKRKKERMDGKAKLKKMERRQIKAEERKKKQKT from the exons ATGGGAGGCCAAGTTAAGGTCAAGAAG GGGATGAAAGGAGAGGCGTACAAGTATGTCACAAGAACGTATGCTATGAAGAAATTGCAGTTGAACCCTGCTGATTTCCGCCGCCTCTGTATATTGAAGGGTGTGTACCCACAGGAACCTAAGAACAGGGTAAAAGCACAGCGTGGAAAACATGGAATCAAGCTCTTATATTTGAGGAAGGATATCAGGTTCCTCCTGCACGAGCCTATTATATGGAAGTTCCGAGACAGAAAG ATCAAAAGGAGGAGGTTGCTCCACGCTGAAAGGAAGGATGACCGGGATAAAAGGAGGAGTGTGCGGCAGTTTGAGATCGACCCCAACTTGGATCACATAATCCTGGAGCGATATCCAACCTTCGTTGACGCTGTTCGTGACCTGGATGACCCTCTCACAACATGCTTCCTCTTTGCCAAGTTGTGTAAATCGCTGAGGAGAAAACAAT CCCTGGTTCACATGTCCAACATGCTGACCGTAGAGTTCATGCATTATGTGATTGCTGCTCGTTGTTTGAAGAAGGTTTTCATCTCGGTCAAAGGCTACTACTACCAAGCTGACATTATGGGGCAGACAGTGACCTGGATTGTGCCACATCCTCTTGCTTTGCTG AAACCACGTGGTGTGAATCTTAAGATTATGAGGACCTTCTTGGAGTTCTACATTGTGTTGTTGGGATTCGTTAACTATCGGCTGTACCAGTCACTGAATTTGCAATACCCCCCAAGGATCATAATGGAAT CTGGAGAAGGGAAATCATCAACAGAAATTGGTGATTTGATCAGCACACTAAACAGACCTCTTGTTAAGACTAAGGAGATGCAGGAAGATGAAGTACAGATTGATGAACATCTCATG CAGGAAGACGATACTGATGAGACAATATTGgaagtcaagagagagagagatatggatgcCAGGCAGAGCAAGCTGTTCGAAGGGCTGAAGTTCTTCTTAGGACGCGAGACCAACCTGGAGTCTCTTACCTTTGTCATCAAAGCATGTGGTGGTATG GTCTCTTGGGATAAAACTTTTAATTGTGGTTCAACTTACCAAGAGGATGATCAGATTGTCACCCATCAGATTGTAGATCGACCAAAAGTTAACAAGAAACACTTGTCTAG GTACTACATTCAGCCACAGTGGGTCTATGACAGCATCAATGCCAGGACACTCCTCCCAGTTCAGGACTATTTCCCAGGTGCATCACTCCCTGCTCACGTCTCACCCTTCGACACAGGTGAAGACAGGTACATTCCACCTGAGAAACAGAGGCTTAATGCACTTCGAAGTGGGAAACCAATTCAAGATGCAAGCAACTTTGTAAGATctgcagaagaagaagaacttgATAGGTTTGATGATGTTGAGTCAGGTGATGAAGATCCTATTGAACAGTATAAGGATTATGATGAGAGTGATTATTACAAGGaacttgatgatgattatgaagaagaCGAGGATGACGAGAAAGGAAATGATGATATggacggagaaaagaaagaggatgaagatg AAGAGTTTGAGATACC TATGGCTGTACAAAGAGGAAATCTGTTCAAGAAGGAAACTACTAAAGAGCAAGATCAGCTAGCAGAGTTAAATCTACGCAAGCTGCGCTTCAAGACAAAAGAAAAGCGCTTCTATGAGAAACTAAAACGTAAAGAGAAGCAGGCAGAGGCAGCAAGAGAACGCCTAGCATACTCAAGGATCCTTATGGAGAAGGAAATAGCACAGAAGGAAGCAACtacaagagaaggaaaggaaaagaatttcATTAATGAATTAGTTGGTGAAGAGATaaagcagaaaaaggaaaagcttgCCAAGcggaaaaaggaaaggatggaCGGTAAGGCCAAActtaagaaaatggagagaaggcagataaaagcagaagaaaggaaaaagaagcaaaagacatAG